In Fundulus heteroclitus isolate FHET01 chromosome 17, MU-UCD_Fhet_4.1, whole genome shotgun sequence, the following are encoded in one genomic region:
- the slc37a3 gene encoding sugar phosphate exchanger 3 — translation MPPSCFGCLSQYTHHHLVVFLLTFFSYVLLHASRKTFSNVKVSISAQWTPSAQNNSSAPAFSPGETWEDNRLFADETQATLFLGALDSIFLFSYAVGLYLSGVIGDRVNLRYVLCFGLCGSAVVEFLFGTLTEWLHVYNVYLYCGLWVLNGLLQSAVWPCVVAVMGNWFGKAGRGFVFGLWSACASVGNILGAFLASSVLKYGYEYAFLVTSVVQFAGGVVVFFGLLTSPKEVGLHLESETGLSPVETDTDSHRPLMSDEEEEEVEAEAPSRQRRPVPPPDELVDEPPQAIGFLQAFCLPGVLLYSLAYACLKLVNYSFFFWLPFYLSNNYGWKEAEADRLSVWYDVGGIVGGTLQGLISDFMGKRAPVLVFSLAMAMGALVGYSRSPNDKVINAAILATTGFFIGGPSNMISSAISADLGRQDALRGSQEALATVTGIVDGTGSIGAAVGQYLVSLIESRLGWMSVFYFFIVMTGGSVVFISPLLVRELRDMWRVRQALRHQL, via the exons ATGCCTCCCTCGTGCTTCGGCTGTCTGTCACAGTACACCCATCATCACCTGGTGGTCTTTCTCCTCACCTTCTTTAG CTATGTGTTGCTGCACGCATCCAGGAAGACCTTCAGCAACGTGAAGGTCAGCATCTCGGCCCAGTGGACGCCGTCGGCCCAGAACAACAGCAGCGCCCCCGCGTTCTCTCCCGGCGAG ACATGGGAGGACAATCGTCTCTTCGCTGACGAAACGCAGGCCACGCTCTTCCTGGGAGCGCTGGACTCCATCTTCCTCTTCTCGTACGCAGTG GGTCTGTATCTGAGCGGCGTGATCGGCGACAGGGTCAACCTGCGCTACGTTCTCTGCTTCGGCCTGTGCGGCTCCGCCGTGGTG GAATTTCTCTTCGGCACGCTGACCGAATGGCTCCACGTCTACAACGTCTACCTGTACTGCGGCCTGTGGGTGCTGAACGGCCTGCTGCAGTCGGCCGTCTGGCCCTGCGTCGTGGCCGTCATGGGCAACTGGTTCGGCAAAGCGGG GCGCGGCTTCGTGTTTGGCCTGTGGAGCGCCTGTGCCTCTGTAGGCAACATACTGGGCGCCTTCCTGGCCTCAAGCGTCCTCAAGTACGGATATGAG TATGCCTTCCTGGTGACCTCTGTGGTGCAGTTCGCTGGCGGGGTGGTGGTGTTCTTCGGCCTCCTAACCTCGCCAAAAGAAGTCG GTTTGCACCTGGAGTCTGAAACCGGACTGAGCCCGGTCGAGACGGACACGGACAGCCACAGACCCCTGATGAgtgacgaggaggaggaggaggtggaggcggagGCGCCCAGCCGGCAACGCCGCCCTGTGCCGCCACCGGACGAGCTCGTGGACGAGCCTCCTCAAGCCATCGGCTTCTTGCAGGCTTTCTGCCTGCCTGGAGTCCTGCTG TACTCCTTGGCTTACGCGTGCCTGAAGCTGGTCAACTACTCCTTCTTCTTCTGGCTCCCGTTCTACCTGAGCAACAACTACGGGTGGAAGGAGGCCGAGGCCGACCGGCTGTCCGTGTGGTACGATGTCGGCGGGATCGTCG GGGGAACCCTTCAAGGTCTCATTTCTGACTTCATGGGGAAGAGAGCTCCGGTGCTGGTTTTCAGCCTCGCAATGGCCATGGGCGCCCTGGTGGGATACAGCC GCTCCCCGAACGACAAGGTCATAAACGCAGCCATCCTGGCCACCACCGGCTTCTTCATCGGAGGCCCGTCCAACATGATCAGCTCGGCCATCTCTGCGGACCTGGGCAGACAGGACGCCCTGAGGGGCAGCCAGGAGGCTCTGGCAACCGTCACCGGGATAGTGGATGGGACCGGGAGTATAGGAGCGGCCGTGGGACAG TACCTGGTGTCGCTGATCGAGAGCCGGCTGGGCTGGATGAGCGTTTTCTACTTCTTCATTGTCATG ACAGGGGGCAGCGTTGTCTTCATCTCGCCCTTGCTGGTGAGAGAGCTTCGAGACATGTGGAGAGTCAGGCAAGCTCTGCGGCACCAGCTCTGA